The Streptomyces kanamyceticus genome window below encodes:
- a CDS encoding TetR/AcrR family transcriptional regulator translates to MDTATATQRRVPRPRADALRNRERIVAAAREMFVEHGPDVPLDEVARRAGVGNATVYRHFADRPELVRKVVLSVTDRVADHAEAGIATADADPDKAFDALRTFVHAAADERIGALCPLLSEGFDPYHPELLDGRERLEGAITGLMDRARAAGQLRTDIAVGDLMVALSQLARPLPGTACPGADSFIHRHLQLFLDGLMAPARSELPGEATTLEALRQH, encoded by the coding sequence GTGGACACCGCCACCGCAACGCAGCGCCGAGTGCCCCGCCCGCGGGCCGACGCCCTGCGCAACCGGGAGCGGATCGTCGCCGCCGCGCGCGAGATGTTCGTGGAGCACGGACCCGACGTGCCCCTCGACGAGGTCGCGCGCCGGGCGGGCGTCGGCAATGCCACGGTCTACCGCCACTTCGCCGACCGCCCCGAACTGGTGCGCAAGGTCGTCCTCTCGGTGACGGACCGCGTCGCGGACCATGCCGAGGCGGGCATCGCGACCGCGGACGCCGATCCGGACAAGGCGTTCGACGCGCTGCGCACCTTCGTGCACGCGGCCGCCGACGAGCGGATCGGCGCCCTGTGCCCGCTCCTCTCGGAAGGTTTCGACCCGTACCACCCCGAGCTGCTCGACGGCCGGGAGCGCCTCGAAGGTGCCATCACCGGGCTCATGGACCGCGCCCGCGCGGCCGGGCAGCTGCGCACCGACATCGCCGTCGGTGACCTGATGGTCGCGCTCTCCCAGCTCGCGCGGCCCCTGCCGGGCACGGCCTGCCCCGGCGCCGACAGCTTCATCCACCGTCATCTGCAGCTGTTCCTCGACGGTCTGATGGCGCCCGCCCGTTCGGAGCTCCCGGGCGAGGCGACGACTCTGGAGGCACTCCGGCAGCACTGA
- a CDS encoding dioxygenase family protein: protein MPALYLSHGAPPLADDPLWPGELAAWSAGLPRPRAILMVSAHWEEAPLALGATETLPLVYDFWGFPEHYYEVTYAAPGAPELAASVRALLHAPGTPVQDVPDRGLDHGAYVPLVEMYPDADVPVLQISLPTLDPSRLMDIGRKLAPLRDEGVLIVGSGFFTHNLAALRQGGIPAWSAEFDAWGHEALETADVDALLDFTHKSPAGQLAHPRTEHFAPLFVTLGAADAAGDLTDQRSVIDGFWMGLAKRSVQFG, encoded by the coding sequence ATGCCCGCCCTGTACCTCAGCCACGGAGCCCCGCCGCTCGCCGACGACCCGCTCTGGCCCGGCGAGCTCGCCGCCTGGTCGGCCGGGCTGCCGCGCCCCCGGGCGATCCTCATGGTCTCCGCCCACTGGGAAGAGGCCCCGCTGGCGCTCGGCGCCACCGAGACGCTGCCCCTCGTGTACGACTTCTGGGGCTTCCCCGAGCACTACTACGAGGTGACGTACGCGGCGCCGGGCGCACCGGAACTGGCCGCCTCCGTACGCGCGTTGCTGCACGCCCCCGGCACGCCCGTCCAGGACGTGCCGGACCGCGGGCTCGACCACGGCGCGTACGTACCGCTGGTGGAGATGTATCCGGACGCCGACGTCCCCGTGCTCCAGATCTCACTGCCGACCCTCGACCCGAGCCGCCTCATGGACATCGGCCGCAAGCTGGCGCCGCTGCGCGACGAGGGCGTCCTGATCGTCGGCAGCGGCTTCTTCACGCACAACCTGGCCGCGCTGCGCCAGGGCGGCATCCCCGCCTGGTCGGCGGAGTTCGACGCGTGGGGCCACGAGGCCCTGGAGACGGCCGACGTGGACGCGCTCCTCGACTTCACCCACAAGTCCCCGGCGGGCCAGTTGGCCCACCCGCGCACCGAACACTTCGCCCCGTTGTTCGTCACACTGGGCGCGGCGGACGCGGCGGGCGACCTGACCGACCAGCGAAGCGTGATCGACGGCTTCTGGATGGGGCTGGCGAAGAGGTCGGTGCAGTTCGGGTAG
- a CDS encoding MarR family winged helix-turn-helix transcriptional regulator, translating into MDMAPTPPPAAEPRWLDGDEQRVWRVYLQASTLLDDHLDRQLQRDAGMPHMYYGLLVQLSDAPRRRLRMTELAKNMKITRSRLSHAIARLEKSGWVRREDCPSDKRGQLAILTDDGFEVLRRTAPGHVTAVRQALFDRLTPEQQKSLGEIMTIVAEGLQPKEAGADLPWLR; encoded by the coding sequence ATGGATATGGCACCCACTCCGCCCCCGGCCGCTGAGCCGCGCTGGCTGGACGGCGACGAGCAGCGCGTTTGGCGGGTCTACCTTCAGGCGTCCACTCTCCTAGACGACCACCTCGACCGCCAGCTGCAGCGCGACGCGGGCATGCCGCACATGTACTACGGCCTATTGGTCCAGTTGTCCGACGCCCCCAGGAGGCGGCTGCGGATGACCGAATTGGCCAAGAACATGAAGATCACCAGGTCCCGGCTCTCGCACGCGATCGCGCGCCTGGAGAAGAGCGGCTGGGTGCGCCGCGAGGACTGCCCCTCCGACAAGCGCGGGCAGCTCGCGATCCTCACGGACGACGGTTTCGAGGTGCTGCGCAGGACCGCGCCCGGACACGTCACGGCCGTCCGGCAGGCGCTGTTCGACCGGCTCACCCCGGAACAGCAGAAGTCCCTCGGCGAGATCATGACGATCGTCGCCGAGGGACTTCAGCCGAAGGAGGCCGGGGCGGACCTCCCCTGGCTCCGTTAG
- a CDS encoding MFS transporter, producing the protein MSETALKPGSGPGTGSDSNRWKALIFIALAQLMVVLDATIVNIALPSAQQDLGISDGNRQWVITAYALAFGGLLLFGGRIADLWGRKRTFVTGLIGFAAASALGGAATGEAMMLGARALQGVFGALLAPAALSLLAVMFTDAKERAKAFGIYGAIAGGGGAVGLILGGFLTEYLNWRWTFFVNIPFAVVAALGAYFVIREPAGGRNRSPLDIPGVVLSTLGLVALVYGFTRAESAGWSDTVTITMFVASVVLLAAFVITEAKVKSPLLPLRVLTERNRGGVYMSLGLAVIAMFGLFLFLTYYLQIVKGYSPVKTGFAFLPMIVGMITGSTQIGARLMTRVPPRLLMAPGFLLAALGMLLLTQLEIGTSYAGLIMPAQLMLGLGMGTAFMPAMSLATHGVEARDAGVASAMVNTSQQVGGAIGTALLNTIAASATTAYLTDHAAGATNPKLLQAQAMVEGYTSAIWWAVGILAVSALIAATFINTGAQGGSSASAGSADGVEDELKVPVMAH; encoded by the coding sequence ATGTCTGAAACAGCTCTCAAGCCGGGCTCAGGGCCCGGCACGGGATCCGACTCCAACCGCTGGAAAGCGCTGATCTTCATCGCGCTCGCCCAGCTGATGGTCGTCCTCGACGCCACCATCGTGAACATCGCGCTGCCCTCGGCCCAGCAGGACCTCGGCATATCCGACGGCAACCGCCAGTGGGTCATCACGGCCTACGCGCTCGCCTTCGGCGGTCTGCTGCTCTTCGGCGGCCGCATCGCCGACCTGTGGGGCCGCAAGCGCACCTTCGTGACCGGTCTCATCGGCTTCGCCGCGGCCTCCGCGCTCGGCGGCGCCGCGACCGGCGAGGCCATGATGCTGGGCGCCCGCGCCCTCCAGGGCGTGTTCGGCGCGCTGCTCGCGCCCGCCGCCCTCTCGCTGCTCGCGGTGATGTTCACCGACGCCAAGGAGCGCGCCAAGGCGTTCGGCATCTACGGCGCGATCGCCGGTGGTGGCGGCGCCGTGGGCCTGATCCTCGGCGGCTTCCTCACCGAGTACCTGAACTGGCGCTGGACCTTCTTCGTGAACATCCCGTTCGCGGTGGTCGCCGCCCTCGGCGCGTACTTCGTCATCCGTGAGCCGGCCGGTGGCCGCAACCGCTCGCCGCTCGACATCCCCGGCGTGGTCCTGTCCACCCTGGGTCTGGTCGCGCTCGTCTACGGCTTCACCCGCGCCGAGTCCGCGGGCTGGTCCGACACCGTGACGATCACGATGTTCGTCGCGTCCGTCGTGCTGCTCGCCGCGTTCGTCATCACCGAGGCCAAGGTCAAGTCGCCGCTGCTCCCGCTGCGCGTCCTGACCGAGCGCAACCGCGGCGGCGTCTACATGTCGCTCGGCCTCGCGGTCATCGCGATGTTCGGCCTGTTCCTGTTCCTCACGTACTACCTGCAGATCGTGAAGGGCTACTCGCCGGTCAAGACCGGCTTCGCGTTCCTGCCGATGATCGTCGGCATGATCACGGGCTCCACGCAGATCGGCGCCCGACTCATGACCCGCGTCCCGCCGCGCCTGCTGATGGCCCCGGGCTTCCTGCTCGCCGCCCTCGGCATGCTGCTCCTGACGCAGCTGGAGATCGGCACCTCGTACGCCGGTCTGATCATGCCCGCGCAGCTGATGCTGGGCCTCGGCATGGGTACGGCGTTCATGCCCGCGATGTCCCTGGCCACGCACGGCGTCGAGGCCCGTGACGCGGGCGTCGCCTCCGCGATGGTCAACACCTCGCAGCAGGTCGGCGGCGCCATCGGCACCGCCCTCCTGAACACCATCGCCGCGTCGGCGACCACCGCGTACCTCACGGACCACGCGGCCGGTGCCACCAACCCGAAGCTCCTCCAGGCGCAGGCCATGGTCGAGGGCTACACCAGCGCCATCTGGTGGGCGGTCGGCATCCTGGCGGTCTCCGCGCTGATCGCGGCGACGTTCATCAACACCGGCGCCCAGGGCGGCTCCTCGGCCTCCGCCGGTTCGGCGGACGGCGTGGAGGACGAGCTGAAGGTGCCGGTGATGGCCCACTGA